A genome region from Rhinoraja longicauda isolate Sanriku21f chromosome 43, sRhiLon1.1, whole genome shotgun sequence includes the following:
- the LOC144612129 gene encoding uncharacterized protein LOC144612129 yields the protein MAAADLMVLIIDVVIGAIVVMYFPLSFFTITPVCSINWTLTNAATTISVWFTVGFTFDRFVAICCQKLRTKYCTERTASGVLGTVIVLSCLINVPWYFTFESAYINDNKPRGCDLKQSFFTSPSWTAFEFLYFTVTTCLPFILLLLVNSLTARYILVSGRVRRLLRGRNSGENGKDPEMENRRKSIVLLFSISGSFIALWSTTLVYVVSERTLGAGYFAESDLPAISFMLQRPSTCTNTCIYVLTQRKFREELKNVVKYPVNFIVKLIISLKH from the coding sequence atGGCAGCGGCCGACCTCATGGTCCTCATCATTGATGTCGTAATCGGGGCCATTGTTGTGATGTATTTCCCGCTGTCGTTCTTCACCATCACCCCCGTGTGCTCCATCAACTGGACCCTGACCAACGCAGCCACAACaatctctgtctggttcaccgtgggTTTCACGtttgatcggtttgtggccatttgttgtcagaagctgagaacaaaatattgcaccgagcgAACGGCGAGTGGTGTTCTCGGAACGGTAATTGTTCTGAGCTGTTTAATAAACGTACCGTGGTATTTTACATTCGAATCAGCATATATTAACGACAATAAACCCAGAGGGTGTGACTTAAAACAGTCTTTCTTCACCTCACCTTCATGGACTGCGTTTGAGTTCTTGTACTTTACGGTAACTACTTGTCTCCCGTTCATTTTGCTTTTGTTGGTCAATTCACTGACCGCCAGGTACATTTTAGTCTCTGGTAGAGTCCGCAGATTGCTCCGGGGCCGCAACAGTGGAGAGAATGGCAAAGACCCGGAGATGGAAAACCGGAggaagtccatcgttttactcttcaGCATATCAGGGAGTTTCATCGCGTTGTGGAGCACAACGCTTGTTTATGTTGTGTCTGAGCGCACTTTAGGCGCTGGCTACTTCGCAGAAAGTGATCTTCCGGCAATTTCGTTTATGCTCCAGCGTCcgagtacctgcaccaacacgtgtatttatGTCCTGACCCAGAGAAAGTTCCGAGAGGAGCTGAAGAACGTGGTTAAATACCCCGTGAATTTCATTGTGAAATTAATCATATCATTGAAGCATTAG